The proteins below are encoded in one region of Flavobacteriales bacterium:
- a CDS encoding PKD domain-containing protein, with translation MKRTLLFWLLLMFWGLGFNAFSQTANITQGCAPLAINFTAPAGSGPSHFWDFGDGATATLQNPQNTFTDPGTYVVEYHATAAGPVIGTVTINIYDQPIPAYTATPETGCAPLNVSFDDATVLEAGISITGYTWVFGDGAIASGSSPSHWFTTPGSFYVSLEIQTNMPSCDFTEVYNDAIIVTNGPTVTFTTTPNPATACDPPLNVSFTNNSSSPTTLTYLWDFGNGNTSTDEDPAAQTYSQNGNYVVTLTATDPDGCSGTFQRPVTVGAPTTDFNIPDTVCLGATVTMDNLSTAGSYQWVFAAGNTPTVSGQPEPQVIFNTPGLQNVSLTTTSGVCSSTHTVQILVEDPSAEFTSTPSYSCSEPLDIQFTPANSGYAQYLWTFGDSTTSSLVNPLHTYMYNDTNVYALYGMDTLATQLIVISSAGCRDTVQYSDTLWLPTARFFPSVADGCAPLTVTFADSSSSNEDIVSWEWHLGDGTVVTSSDGADQTVTFTQPGHYISYLIIVNAAGCTDTSYNVPTIVGTALSPDFTVDVTTVCPGDPVQFTDQTAMADSIDYWHYYSETNRQFHCFDDPNPTWSYTNETGPMDVTLIVGFNGCYSSTTINDLIQVNGPVAELFFNCECETPFDVAFEDRSHDATDIIWDFGDGTTSTDPDPLHTYAVTGDYTVVLTATNSVTGCPTSYDTAVVHIREIRASIQSDTILCRGVASPFSGAQSQDVYSECWNGYTWQFDDPTMRPITTTNASYPIGFQNSGNVGIRLIVTDINGCKDTANTHVSVYGIDAAFSASDNHICSPNDVDFTDLSTSDTTISSWVWSFGDLSFGSVQNPTHTYNNFIDTMTINMIVSNAVGCVDTAETMITMYSPVSNVSSSPFFANICAGQSVNFTATNYTTGGSSLSFDWDFMDGGSSQLQNPSHQFNDGGTYNVTLNFTEIASGCTGSATRTVNVQDYPQAGFTSDGDTSVVFCNPQNVIFTDTTLTPPSHTTQWNFGNGGSANGVQSGTLYNVSGEYTVTMIVTTSYGCSDTTQRVYNVIGPQGSFTIDVDTICRGEEITFTLQDTSEVYNFVWDFGDGNSAENVNPIAHTYTFVPPSGQTVGKLIVSGLMGGCPDQSTIPIYIHEVVADFIRNDGIDTALCFQPFPITNTSLNADVFYWDFGFGPTSNVENPGILNFPEPGTYDVLLGVKNNILGCNDTIVKTVVLHPIPTVESLGDTICEGNVGDLQVLNVESTSYYVWHADVAVADSNAVATTSAPLLTTDYEVLVLDTNGCSNLDTATIFVINPLVLADWDTTIVIGDSICLPIDAEAGLYMFEWTPTDGLDCDTCGSPCLQPLEKVTYSVTVTDILGCFTANADYTVDIYPETFLAMPTTFTPNGDGANDIISLEGWGIKELLEFRIFDRWGEEIFMTTDKDQGWDGYYKGVLQNNDVYAYKIRAYTWRDELKTLEGYINLMR, from the coding sequence ATGAAACGAACTCTTCTCTTTTGGTTGCTTTTGATGTTTTGGGGCCTCGGTTTCAATGCATTTTCTCAGACTGCCAACATAACGCAAGGATGCGCGCCACTCGCCATCAATTTTACCGCACCTGCAGGTAGTGGTCCATCTCATTTTTGGGATTTTGGTGATGGCGCTACGGCAACACTTCAAAATCCTCAGAACACTTTTACAGATCCAGGAACCTATGTTGTAGAGTATCACGCAACAGCTGCAGGCCCGGTTATCGGTACGGTCACCATCAATATTTACGACCAGCCAATTCCTGCGTATACAGCCACTCCTGAAACAGGTTGTGCTCCATTGAACGTCAGTTTTGATGATGCTACCGTATTGGAAGCTGGAATTTCCATTACTGGCTACACTTGGGTTTTTGGCGATGGGGCCATTGCCAGTGGCTCATCGCCATCACATTGGTTCACCACTCCTGGTTCATTCTATGTGTCTTTGGAAATTCAAACCAATATGCCATCGTGCGACTTTACGGAGGTTTATAATGATGCGATCATCGTTACCAATGGACCAACGGTCACATTTACCACTACGCCTAATCCTGCCACTGCTTGCGATCCTCCGCTGAATGTGTCCTTCACCAACAATAGCTCTTCTCCAACGACCCTCACCTATTTGTGGGATTTTGGAAACGGGAATACCTCCACAGATGAAGACCCTGCAGCTCAAACCTATTCTCAGAACGGAAATTATGTGGTTACTCTAACTGCGACCGACCCGGATGGTTGCTCGGGCACTTTTCAGCGTCCAGTAACCGTTGGTGCACCAACAACCGATTTCAACATACCCGACACGGTTTGCCTCGGAGCAACAGTGACCATGGACAATCTTTCAACGGCAGGTTCGTACCAATGGGTGTTTGCGGCAGGAAATACTCCTACGGTAAGCGGGCAACCAGAACCTCAAGTAATTTTCAATACACCAGGTTTACAGAACGTTTCACTTACCACCACGTCCGGAGTTTGCTCAAGTACACATACTGTTCAAATATTGGTCGAGGATCCATCTGCGGAGTTCACTTCAACCCCAAGTTATTCGTGTTCAGAACCACTGGATATTCAGTTTACCCCGGCAAATTCTGGCTATGCTCAATATCTGTGGACCTTTGGTGATTCGACCACTAGCTCACTCGTAAATCCACTGCATACATACATGTATAACGATACGAATGTGTATGCGCTTTATGGAATGGATACGCTTGCTACGCAACTTATTGTCATTTCAAGTGCTGGCTGTAGAGATACGGTGCAGTATTCTGACACGCTTTGGCTGCCAACTGCTCGATTCTTTCCGAGTGTAGCAGACGGTTGTGCTCCGCTTACAGTCACGTTTGCAGATTCGAGCTCCTCGAACGAAGACATCGTTTCTTGGGAATGGCATTTGGGAGATGGAACGGTAGTTACTTCTAGCGATGGAGCCGACCAAACCGTAACCTTCACCCAGCCCGGACATTACATTTCGTACCTCATCATTGTAAATGCTGCAGGTTGTACCGACACTTCATACAACGTTCCAACCATTGTAGGGACGGCACTTTCGCCTGATTTCACGGTTGATGTCACAACCGTTTGTCCTGGTGACCCCGTTCAGTTTACGGATCAAACGGCCATGGCCGATAGCATCGATTATTGGCATTATTACTCCGAAACGAACCGACAGTTCCACTGTTTTGACGACCCGAATCCAACTTGGAGTTACACGAATGAAACGGGTCCGATGGACGTGACTTTGATTGTTGGATTCAACGGATGTTATTCTTCTACTACCATCAACGACCTTATTCAGGTAAACGGACCTGTGGCTGAACTATTCTTCAACTGCGAATGCGAAACACCATTTGATGTGGCATTTGAAGACCGAAGCCATGACGCTACTGATATCATTTGGGATTTCGGTGATGGAACCACTTCAACCGACCCTGACCCGTTGCACACGTACGCGGTTACTGGCGACTACACGGTTGTGCTCACTGCCACCAATTCGGTAACTGGTTGCCCAACTTCTTACGATACTGCTGTGGTTCATATCAGAGAGATCAGAGCAAGCATACAATCGGACACAATTCTATGTCGAGGAGTTGCAAGCCCTTTTAGCGGTGCGCAATCTCAAGATGTTTATTCGGAATGTTGGAATGGATACACATGGCAGTTTGATGATCCGACCATGCGACCAATCACCACTACGAATGCCTCCTACCCGATCGGTTTTCAAAATTCGGGCAATGTTGGGATACGGTTGATTGTAACAGACATTAACGGTTGTAAAGACACTGCCAACACCCATGTTTCCGTTTATGGAATTGATGCTGCTTTCAGCGCATCCGACAATCACATCTGTTCTCCTAACGATGTTGATTTCACGGATCTCTCTACTTCTGACACCACTATTTCTTCTTGGGTTTGGAGTTTTGGCGACCTGAGTTTTGGTTCGGTTCAGAATCCGACACACACCTACAACAATTTCATTGACACGATGACCATCAACATGATCGTTTCGAATGCTGTTGGCTGTGTCGATACAGCAGAGACGATGATTACGATGTACAGCCCTGTCAGTAACGTGAGTTCATCGCCATTCTTCGCCAACATCTGTGCTGGGCAATCAGTGAATTTCACAGCTACCAATTATACAACTGGAGGATCAAGTCTGAGCTTCGATTGGGATTTTATGGACGGTGGGTCGAGTCAATTGCAGAACCCTTCTCATCAATTCAATGATGGAGGCACATATAACGTAACACTCAACTTCACGGAAATTGCAAGTGGTTGCACAGGTTCTGCTACGCGAACGGTCAATGTTCAAGACTATCCGCAGGCTGGTTTTACCAGCGATGGCGATACCTCAGTGGTTTTCTGCAACCCACAAAACGTGATTTTCACAGATACCACACTCACACCTCCTTCTCATACAACGCAATGGAATTTTGGTAATGGTGGATCGGCTAATGGCGTTCAATCTGGGACGCTTTATAATGTGAGTGGCGAATATACCGTTACCATGATCGTAACGACCTCATACGGTTGTTCCGATACTACTCAACGTGTTTACAACGTCATCGGACCGCAAGGGTCCTTCACTATTGATGTGGATACCATTTGCCGAGGAGAAGAGATCACCTTTACTCTGCAGGACACAAGTGAGGTTTACAATTTCGTATGGGATTTTGGCGATGGGAATTCTGCTGAAAATGTGAATCCGATTGCGCATACCTACACCTTCGTTCCGCCTTCTGGACAAACGGTCGGTAAATTGATCGTTTCCGGACTAATGGGCGGTTGTCCAGACCAATCGACAATTCCAATTTACATCCACGAAGTGGTGGCAGATTTTATCCGAAACGATGGAATTGACACAGCACTATGCTTCCAACCGTTCCCAATCACCAATACTTCTCTTAACGCTGATGTATTTTATTGGGATTTCGGATTCGGACCTACCAGCAATGTCGAAAATCCTGGCATTCTCAATTTCCCAGAACCTGGAACGTACGATGTGCTTTTGGGTGTGAAAAACAATATTTTGGGTTGTAACGACACGATTGTAAAAACGGTTGTGCTGCATCCAATTCCAACGGTAGAATCGTTGGGAGATACGATCTGCGAAGGGAACGTAGGTGATCTGCAGGTTCTGAATGTGGAGTCTACTTCCTATTACGTTTGGCATGCCGATGTTGCCGTGGCCGATTCAAACGCTGTTGCCACTACATCTGCCCCACTTCTAACCACCGACTACGAAGTGCTTGTTTTAGACACGAACGGATGTTCAAATCTTGATACAGCAACCATTTTCGTCATCAACCCATTGGTTCTTGCCGATTGGGATACCACCATCGTCATTGGCGATTCAATCTGTCTACCGATTGATGCGGAAGCAGGATTGTACATGTTTGAATGGACTCCAACAGATGGCCTCGATTGTGATACATGCGGAAGTCCATGTCTCCAACCTCTCGAAAAAGTGACCTATTCTGTTACAGTGACGGACATTCTCGGGTGTTTCACCGCCAACGCAGATTACACGGTAGACATCTACCCAGAAACCTTCTTGGCCATGCCAACTACATTTACACCGAACGGAGATGGTGCGAACGACATCATTTCGTTGGAAGGATGGGGAATAAAGGAATTATTGGAATTCAGAATTTTTGACCGCTGGGGCGAAGAAATCTTTATGACCACGGATAAAGATCAAGGTTGGGATGGTTATTACAAAGGTGTGCTTCAGAACAATGATGTTTACGCTTACAAGATTCGCGCATATACTTGGCGCGATGAACTGAAAACCTTGGAAGGCTACATCAATTTGATGCGTTAA
- a CDS encoding SAM-dependent methyltransferase, whose amino-acid sequence MKEGKASFSAEIIAAMRALESRKPEAERICYDPYARFLIRSKFRRYAKTTLFTKLLYWIVERKGSGLPAGIAARTRYIDDLVKLDVANGAKQVVIMGAGLDMRAYRLDELKDIPVFEVDFPATQAMKKDKLKSIELPERKQLSYVPIDFNKDELGTELTKAGYNPMVKTLFLWEGVTMYLDANSIDATLNYIAAKAATGSTLYFDYLFLSVLDGRCNLPEAIGVRKTGSFAGRGTEKYTFGIEETEIGQFLAERGLQLLEHMTGESLKSRYFHGKNAKRYVFGICGFVHAEVPAK is encoded by the coding sequence ATGAAAGAAGGCAAAGCCAGTTTCAGTGCCGAGATCATTGCTGCCATGCGGGCCTTAGAATCGCGGAAACCAGAAGCGGAACGAATTTGTTATGATCCTTACGCTCGGTTTCTGATTCGTTCGAAATTCAGGCGCTATGCGAAAACCACACTTTTCACCAAACTACTGTATTGGATTGTAGAAAGAAAAGGTTCTGGACTTCCAGCAGGTATTGCCGCCCGAACACGCTACATCGATGACCTTGTGAAGTTGGATGTGGCTAATGGCGCTAAGCAGGTGGTAATAATGGGTGCGGGGCTTGACATGCGTGCTTACCGACTGGATGAACTGAAAGACATTCCTGTTTTTGAGGTCGACTTTCCGGCCACGCAGGCAATGAAGAAAGATAAATTGAAGTCGATTGAATTGCCTGAACGAAAGCAACTAAGCTACGTTCCTATCGATTTCAATAAAGATGAACTTGGTACAGAATTAACCAAAGCGGGCTACAACCCAATGGTCAAAACCCTGTTTCTGTGGGAAGGCGTGACGATGTATTTGGATGCCAATTCTATTGATGCCACGCTCAATTACATCGCTGCGAAAGCCGCAACGGGAAGCACGCTCTATTTCGACTATCTGTTCTTATCTGTGTTGGATGGAAGATGCAATCTACCTGAAGCAATTGGGGTAAGAAAAACCGGTTCTTTTGCAGGGCGAGGAACTGAAAAATACACTTTTGGTATTGAAGAAACGGAAATCGGACAATTTCTTGCTGAGCGCGGCCTTCAGCTGCTTGAACACATGACGGGCGAATCACTCAAATCACGCTATTTCCACGGGAAGAACGCCAAGCGATATGTATTCGGCATCTGTGGTTTCGTTCATGCCGAAGTGCCTGCCAAGTAA
- a CDS encoding DUF2490 domain-containing protein has product MRVLISVIIAALFGGFSIVDSFAQRQTFTESGYLWQRYYFKGQLSERINLHVEAERRTFKTTSLSSQALLPRIHVHYKFKHEMDVGMGIAHFMNYIVLEKDDRNILAQSEIRLHQEWNLFQDFGRLRINHRYQLEERMFKNYETEFMEVVAPLSFGFRLRYLIQLQVRMTPEAKKVKVYLKVYDELLLQTSKLKPYQLIDSNRLYGGVQVQFSPVWALEAGYLTYIQQQTASRYFVPHIARITLTHSIDFRKTKDQPIG; this is encoded by the coding sequence ATGCGCGTTTTGATTTCCGTCATTATTGCAGCACTTTTCGGTGGGTTTTCCATAGTCGATTCTTTTGCGCAACGCCAAACGTTTACCGAATCGGGCTATCTCTGGCAGCGTTACTATTTCAAGGGACAGTTAAGCGAGCGCATCAATTTGCACGTGGAAGCAGAGCGAAGGACTTTCAAGACAACGTCTTTGTCTAGTCAAGCGCTCTTGCCACGCATCCATGTTCATTATAAGTTCAAACATGAGATGGATGTTGGAATGGGGATTGCTCATTTCATGAATTACATAGTACTGGAGAAGGACGACAGAAACATTCTCGCGCAGTCAGAGATCCGGTTGCATCAAGAATGGAATCTGTTTCAGGACTTTGGAAGATTACGCATCAACCATCGCTACCAGTTAGAAGAGCGAATGTTCAAGAATTATGAAACGGAGTTCATGGAAGTGGTAGCTCCATTGAGTTTCGGTTTCAGGTTACGTTATCTGATTCAGCTACAAGTAAGAATGACACCAGAGGCAAAGAAAGTGAAAGTGTATTTGAAAGTATACGATGAGCTGCTATTACAAACTTCCAAACTCAAGCCATATCAGTTGATAGATTCCAATAGGTTATATGGTGGTGTTCAAGTTCAATTTTCTCCTGTTTGGGCCTTAGAAGCCGGTTATCTCACCTACATCCAGCAACAGACTGCTTCCCGCTATTTTGTGCCGCATATAGCGCGCATTACACTTACCCATTCCATCGATTTTCGAAAAACGAAAGATCAACCTATTGGATAA
- a CDS encoding NAD(P)/FAD-dependent oxidoreductase codes for MNIPVIDLPRVVIIGGGFAGLKLAKALDSELYQIVLIDKNNYHTFQPLMYQVASSGLEPDSIAYPLRKIFKGKAHFHFRMADVLLVDDASKNLKTSIGTIHYDILVMATGADSNFFGMENVEKHSMPMKNLVESLNLRSRILRNFEKALNTSDLQEQEALMSFVIVGGGPTGVELAGALAELKKQILPKDYPDLDIRKMQIHLVEAADRLLVNMSTIASEKTAKFLKSMDVNVWLNTQLKDYDGKEVVTNRHVFNSKTLIWAAGVKGAPVDGLNVTMARGNRVVTDAFNAVVGKENIYAIGDVAVIQSEETPNGHPMLASVAGQQGAHLAKNLNALAIKKQLTPFVYADKGTMATIGRNLAVVDLPFISFGGLLAWFTWMFVHLMLLVDFRSRLVVFVNWAWSYINFDKGTRLIVRNKD; via the coding sequence TTGAATATTCCGGTAATCGATCTACCACGTGTGGTGATCATTGGAGGTGGTTTTGCGGGCCTTAAATTGGCCAAAGCATTGGACAGCGAACTGTATCAGATCGTGCTCATCGATAAGAACAATTATCACACTTTTCAGCCCTTGATGTATCAAGTGGCCAGTTCTGGTCTCGAACCCGATTCCATCGCCTATCCACTTCGTAAGATATTCAAAGGAAAAGCGCATTTCCATTTCCGAATGGCCGATGTGCTCTTGGTTGATGATGCGAGCAAAAACCTGAAGACAAGCATTGGCACCATTCATTACGACATCCTGGTTATGGCAACAGGTGCTGATTCCAATTTCTTCGGGATGGAGAATGTGGAAAAGCACAGCATGCCGATGAAAAATCTGGTCGAATCACTCAACCTTCGGAGCCGCATTCTCAGGAACTTTGAAAAAGCACTGAACACCAGCGACTTGCAGGAACAGGAAGCACTAATGAGCTTCGTGATCGTTGGTGGAGGTCCTACAGGTGTAGAATTGGCAGGCGCTTTGGCCGAGCTCAAGAAGCAGATTCTTCCGAAAGATTATCCCGATCTGGATATCCGAAAAATGCAGATCCATTTGGTGGAAGCTGCCGATCGACTCTTGGTAAATATGAGCACCATAGCGTCTGAAAAAACTGCCAAATTCCTCAAGTCGATGGACGTGAATGTGTGGCTGAATACGCAGCTGAAAGATTATGATGGCAAGGAGGTGGTTACAAATCGCCACGTGTTCAATAGCAAGACACTGATTTGGGCGGCAGGAGTGAAAGGGGCGCCTGTTGACGGGCTAAATGTCACGATGGCGCGCGGAAACCGTGTGGTTACAGATGCTTTCAATGCTGTGGTCGGAAAAGAGAACATTTATGCCATAGGCGATGTGGCCGTTATCCAATCAGAAGAAACACCGAACGGTCATCCCATGTTGGCTTCTGTGGCAGGTCAGCAGGGAGCGCATTTGGCCAAGAACCTGAATGCGCTTGCCATCAAGAAACAATTGACTCCGTTCGTTTATGCTGATAAAGGAACAATGGCCACCATTGGCCGAAATCTGGCGGTGGTCGATCTTCCTTTCATCAGTTTCGGTGGTTTGCTCGCGTGGTTCACTTGGATGTTCGTTCATCTGATGCTTTTGGTTGATTTCCGTAGTAGATTGGTGGTGTTCGTCAACTGGGCATGGAGCTACATCAACTTCGATAAGGGCACACGTCTAATAGTGCGAAACAAGGACTGA
- a CDS encoding thioredoxin fold domain-containing protein, whose product MRVLSLFVSILLLTSSLVSCQPIKEGTIEHLEAAGFNALMKETPDAQVLDVRTPGEFNRGHLLSAINVDWNDANFETGLAALSKDRPIFVYCLSGGRSSSAAKRLQKLGFNRIYDLKGGLLAWQSSNLPVAMNEDATANATGLSVADYQHELDSELPVLVDFYAPWCGPCKKMAPMLEELSSTYSNRFKLLKVNADENKELMKTLSVVEIPTLLIYRNDSITWQHIGLVEKEELQRELQLN is encoded by the coding sequence ATGCGTGTTCTATCCCTATTCGTGTCCATCCTACTGCTCACATCAAGCCTAGTGTCTTGTCAACCTATCAAGGAAGGAACCATCGAGCATTTGGAAGCGGCTGGTTTCAACGCGCTGATGAAGGAAACTCCAGATGCGCAGGTTTTAGACGTGCGAACTCCTGGGGAGTTCAATCGAGGCCATTTGCTTTCGGCCATCAACGTAGATTGGAACGATGCAAACTTTGAAACTGGACTTGCCGCGCTTTCTAAAGACCGACCCATTTTCGTTTACTGCCTTTCTGGAGGAAGAAGCAGCAGCGCAGCTAAACGGTTGCAAAAACTCGGGTTCAATCGTATTTATGATCTGAAAGGTGGCCTACTTGCTTGGCAGAGTAGCAACTTGCCTGTGGCGATGAATGAAGATGCTACAGCTAACGCCACAGGCCTTAGTGTTGCAGATTACCAACATGAATTGGATTCAGAGCTACCTGTTCTGGTCGATTTCTACGCGCCATGGTGCGGACCTTGCAAAAAAATGGCGCCCATGTTAGAGGAACTCAGCAGCACCTATTCAAACCGTTTTAAGTTGCTCAAAGTGAATGCAGACGAGAACAAGGAGCTAATGAAAACCCTTAGCGTAGTCGAAATTCCAACGCTTTTGATCTACCGTAACGACAGCATCACTTGGCAACACATCGGCCTCGTTGAAAAGGAAGAACTGCAGCGAGAACTACAGCTCAACTAA
- a CDS encoding class I SAM-dependent methyltransferase → MSGLFQSCIIPKFASKGTVSNPNAHLKEGFYSKLFARFYDPFMESMEQKVLSRYRKQLLQPLHGNILEVGSGTGINFKLYPTGCHVLASEPSEHMLKYAEERLKMETVDAEIELVLAGIGSEELESRVPTGGFDAIVCTLVLCTIPEPEMAVASFRKWLKPDGRLIILEHVHGQTKTRRTFHNALNPVWKHFAEGCHLNRDTAKMLKDQGFVAEWQHDFIKVLPFHVSVMKLAGK, encoded by the coding sequence GTGAGCGGTTTATTCCAAAGCTGTATTATTCCGAAGTTTGCTTCAAAAGGAACAGTGAGCAACCCAAACGCCCATCTCAAAGAAGGATTCTACTCCAAGCTCTTTGCGCGGTTTTACGACCCATTCATGGAAAGCATGGAGCAGAAAGTGCTTTCGCGCTACCGCAAGCAATTGCTGCAACCCCTCCATGGAAATATTCTGGAAGTAGGTTCTGGCACTGGAATCAACTTTAAGCTTTATCCCACAGGCTGCCATGTGCTAGCCAGCGAACCATCTGAACACATGCTGAAGTATGCAGAGGAGCGACTGAAGATGGAAACTGTGGATGCTGAAATCGAGTTGGTATTGGCAGGCATTGGGAGTGAGGAATTGGAGAGTCGTGTGCCTACAGGAGGATTCGATGCCATTGTCTGTACCTTGGTTCTCTGCACTATTCCCGAACCCGAAATGGCGGTGGCCAGTTTTCGAAAATGGCTGAAACCCGATGGCCGACTCATTATTTTAGAACACGTTCACGGGCAAACGAAAACGCGCAGAACCTTTCATAACGCACTTAATCCCGTGTGGAAGCATTTTGCCGAAGGGTGCCATCTGAACCGCGATACAGCTAAGATGCTCAAAGACCAAGGTTTTGTGGCCGAATGGCAGCACGATTTCATCAAGGTGTTGCCATTTCATGTTTCAGTAATGAAACTCGCTGGCAAGTGA
- a CDS encoding acyltransferase, translating into MKSNYINQFTFLRFLAAALVVVFHFGGQTKPFDSSMLSPFISQGSIAVSFFFFLSGVVLTVSYYNKPVLKTGSFLLKRLARIYPVYLLAFGVTLMLGMLYNNAYPKGLSIILQALSLHAWNPGSCLEINFPSWSISVEMFFYILFPFILRPFKRLNLTNATLFILAIWILSAVQHYFSKQVYDPSNPAIGQFTLYFPFWHLNTFMFGMFCGRFIDNFRIPTISNQWPFRVLYILGIAAFLLILSTDNPIKTYTHNGLMSPVFFVILIGLAADRSIFSRILGSKPLVALGNASYSMYILQWPVFIVFRELLGQEHLVGTDFYLYFTGLVAVSVLTYQLFERKAQQLILDKWL; encoded by the coding sequence GTGAAAAGCAACTACATCAATCAATTCACATTTCTGCGATTCTTAGCGGCTGCTTTGGTAGTGGTATTCCATTTTGGTGGACAAACAAAGCCCTTTGATTCTAGCATGCTCAGCCCATTTATTAGCCAAGGCTCCATTGCGGTAAGCTTCTTTTTCTTCTTATCTGGAGTTGTTCTAACAGTAAGTTATTACAACAAACCGGTTTTAAAGACCGGTTCGTTCTTACTGAAACGCTTGGCACGCATTTACCCCGTTTACTTGTTGGCATTTGGAGTTACGCTTATGCTTGGTATGCTATACAATAACGCTTATCCAAAAGGTTTGAGCATCATCTTGCAAGCGCTTTCCTTGCATGCTTGGAATCCTGGATCGTGTTTAGAGATCAATTTTCCGAGCTGGTCCATTTCGGTAGAGATGTTCTTTTACATCCTGTTTCCATTCATACTCAGACCATTCAAGCGTTTGAATCTCACGAATGCGACCCTTTTCATTTTAGCAATTTGGATTCTGAGTGCTGTTCAACACTACTTTTCCAAACAGGTTTATGACCCAAGCAATCCTGCTATCGGACAATTCACCTTGTACTTTCCGTTCTGGCATTTGAACACCTTCATGTTTGGCATGTTTTGCGGGAGATTTATCGATAATTTTCGAATTCCCACTATATCGAATCAATGGCCTTTTCGGGTTCTTTATATCCTTGGTATTGCAGCGTTTTTACTGATCCTCTCCACAGACAATCCTATTAAAACCTACACTCATAACGGACTGATGTCTCCCGTTTTCTTCGTGATACTTATTGGCCTTGCAGCCGACCGCTCCATTTTCTCAAGAATCCTAGGAAGCAAACCACTCGTTGCACTTGGGAACGCCAGTTATTCGATGTACATCTTGCAATGGCCCGTGTTTATCGTGTTCAGGGAATTATTGGGTCAAGAGCATCTGGTAGGAACGGATTTCTACCTCTACTTCACTGGCTTGGTGGCTGTGAGTGTTCTAACGTATCAACTGTTTGAGCGGAAGGCCCAGCAATTGATTTTGGACAAATGGTTGTAG